GAATCTGGGCATTGTCAGGAAAGCCACTCCAGATAAAAGTCAAGCAAGCCTATCAGAATTTCTACATATATGGCGCTGTTGAACCAAAGACCGGTGAGAACTTTTCATTGTTTCTACCTTGGGTAAATACTGAAATGATGAATCTGTATCTGGAACAAATGAGCCCTGCCTATGAAAATGAAGAGATTGTCATCATCATGGATCAAGCAGGCTGGCATAAATCGAGAGAACTTGTAGTACCCGGCAATATTGAAATCATATACCTTCCCCCATATTCACCAGAGCTAAATCCAATTGAACGATTATGGAAGTACCTGAAAACCAACTATATACATAATCGCTTATTTGATTCGCTCAAGCAAATGATGGATCAAATGGTCTGTGTCTTTGAGGCGTTGGATGACGATACAGTAGCATCTTTGAGTCACTGCAGCTATCTTTATTTATGACAAATGAATGTAAACTCTGTATAACCCTTTACAACCACTATGACAGGTGATATCCACTTGCAAGTTTGGGTGATACTTTATATTAAGGCTCTAAATCAATCGAGTGGGTCAGGTTTTCATCCGCGACAAGAAGGTGTGGCAAACTCCGCTTTGCCATAGCGGCTGTAAGCCGCTTCTGAAGGCAGCCTTGCTGCCTCTGCCGATTCTCAAGATCGGCAGCCCCATGAGCTGTTCTTTCGGGTTCTGACGAGCTATAATACACGCTCGATTTGAAAGGAAAGAAAAAGGCGCGGGACCAAAAATCCCGCGCCAGTTCCATTATACAAGGAGAGTTGTGTTAGTTATGTCCTATCTCAGTGCGCCTGGCCGATCTCCATTCCGTGTTTGATGGCGGTGAGGTTCTTTTCCAGCAGGTCCGGGTTTTTGGCTTTCAGGAAGGCGTTCAGGTCTTCTTCCATGGTCTCGTAGCGGATGAGGCCGGTCTTGCCGATGACGATGCCGATGGCGAGCATGTTCAGCACCATCTGGCTGCCGATCTCCTTGGCGATGTCGACCATCGGAGCGGCCACGATCTGGACGTCGTCCCTCTTGCAGCCGTGGGGGCACATGTTGGTATTGATGATGACCACGCCGCCTTTGCGCACGTTGGGGGCGAATTTATCGATGGAAGGCTGGTTCAGGGC
The sequence above is drawn from the Candidatus Syntrophosphaera sp. genome and encodes:
- a CDS encoding IS630 family transposase, coding for IWALSGKPLQIKVKQAYQNFYIYGAVEPKTGENFSLFLPWVNTEMMNLYLEQMSPAYENEEIVIIMDQAGWHKSRELVVPGNIEIIYLPPYSPELNPIERLWKYLKTNYIHNRLFDSLKQMMDQMVCVFEALDDDTVASLSHCSYLYL
- a CDS encoding 2-oxoacid:acceptor oxidoreductase family protein, with translation MTTEMICAGFGGQGVLTIGKFIAQAAMKEGKHVSWLPSYGPEMRGGTANVSTVVSDEPIASPIVSYPDVLVALNQPSIDKFAPNVRKGGVVIINTNMCPHGCKRDDVQIVAAPMVDIAKEIGSQMVLNMLAIGIVIGKTGLIRYETMEEDLNAFLKAKNPDLLEKNLTAIKHGMEIGQAH